One region of Osmia lignaria lignaria isolate PbOS001 chromosome 7, iyOsmLign1, whole genome shotgun sequence genomic DNA includes:
- the LOC117604640 gene encoding LOW QUALITY PROTEIN: X-ray repair cross-complementing protein 5-like (The sequence of the model RefSeq protein was modified relative to this genomic sequence to represent the inferred CDS: inserted 2 bases in 1 codon) — MSFSDEDMENERSDEESYNDLYGVRNGSVFVIDATPPMFENDPHEGIPYFLQCIRQYKEILKQKLIWDMSXDEFGTEKGDSDLGMEHVLTLQKFHPVSVKDIKQIMEIDEGGKWRYYQSIASTIAYPLYDALWQAARVFTSVCVTMPLRKVLLFTCQDNPPMTDNNEKHRIRVKIQDYNDANLQLFVGLGENWNHDLFYKDLEMMSKKIDPDDYERMFLKDILQQIKLPSRNMAKLPLRFGDNVNINVSLYNFCVKTTYLRKKNISKATAIPLNTHSYLQIASDGIESEDEENAVQPSHVLEMDVQKYQTYGGKNIRFTLPEELSLCRMQQPGIDLICMKPVSYHPLYHFGPPYLVTPTKSSNKDQKLLFAALLHKCDAKDLMIICAVTIQRRSSPLIYAMIPQIQKGFYLYNIPFKEIVREISQHLSEYIYDDNNNLAPTDANGIEVLEKMINELSIEYNSNLFSNPKLQAQLQTVETLALQLENSDPIIDTTLPKTEEMRERVKDLLVEYDKIFNENTDHPTAGSSSKRNRSAGVTVESTMLEDSEKVQKLVETGQIQKFTVLQLKSALRKLYLKTSGRKDELIHRITQYYRRRPLYY, encoded by the exons aTGTCATTCAGTGACGAAGAtatggaaaatgaaagaagcGATGAAGAAAGTTATAATGACCTGTATGGAGTTCGAAATGGGTCAGTTTTTGTGATAGACGCGACGCCCCCGATGTTTGAAAATGATCCGCATGAAGGAATTCCTTATTTTCTACAATGCATTAGA CAATATAAAGAAATCCTCAAGCAAAAGCTGATATGGGACATGTC TGATGAATTTGGGACAGAAAAAGGGGATTCAGATTTAGGAATGGAACATGTTTTAACCTTGCAGAAATTCCATCCTGTATCAGTGAaagatataaaacaaataatggaAATAG ATGAAGGAGGCAAGTGGCGATATTACCAAAGTATTGCTTCTACTATAGCATATCCATTATATGATGCTCTTTGGCAAGCAGCAAGAGTATTTACTTCTGTCTGTGTCACTATGCCACTTAGAAAAGTACTTTTATTTACTTGCCAGGATAATCCACCAATGACAGATAACAATGAAAAACATAGAATAAGAGTAAAAATACAAGATTACAATGACGCAAACCTTCAATTATTTGTTGGTTTGGGTGAAAATTGGAATCATGATTTGTTTTACAAAGATTTAGAAATGATGTCCAAAAAAATAGATCCTGATGATTATGAAAGAATGTTTTTAAAAGATATATTACAGCAAATAAAATTACCATCTAGAAATATGGCAAAACTGCCTTTGAGATTTGGAGATAATGTGAATATAAATGTATCCCTCTACAACTTTTGTGT TAAAACAACATATCTAAGAAAGAAGAACATAAGTAAAGCAACAGCTATTccattaaatacacattcatatTTACAAATAGCCAGTGATGGG ATAGAATCTGAAGATGAAGAAAATGCAGTACAGCCATCTCACGTTTTAGAAATGGATGTTCAGAAATATCAAACATATGGTGGTAAAAACATACGTTTCACATTACCAGAAGAACTGTCTTTATGTAGAATGCAACAACCAGGCATTGATTTAATTTGTATGAAACCCGTTTCTTATCATCCATTGTACCATTTTGGACCTCCATATTTAGTTACACCTACCAAAAGTAGCAATAAAG atcAAAAACTATTATTTGCAGCGTTACTTCATAAATGCGATGCCAAAGATTTAATGATAATATGTGCGGTGACGATACAAAGACGTTCTTCGCCACTTATATATGCTATGATACCGCAAATACAAAAAGggttttatttatacaatataCCATTTAAAG aaatcGTTCGAGAAATCAGTCAACATTTGTCAGAATACATATACGATGACAATAACAATCTAGCTCCAACTGACGCAAATGGAATTGAAGTACtcgaaaaaatgataaatgaattAAGTATTGAGTATAATTCAAATCTTTTTTCAAATCCTAAACTTCAAGCTCAACTTCAGACAGTAGAAACATTAGCCTTACAGTTAGAGAACAGTGATCCAATAATTGATACTACAC ttCCAAAAACTGAGGAGATGCGTGAACGGGTGAAGGACTTGTTGGTTGaatatgataaaatatttaatgaaaacaCAGATCATCCGACGGCAGGATCATCCAGCAAAAGAAATAGAAGTGCTGGTGTAACAGTAGAAAGTACTATGTTAGAAGATTCAGAAAAAGTACAGAAACTTGTAGAGACTGGACAG ATACAAAAATTCACTGTACTGCAGTTAAAAAGTGCGTTACGAAAGCTGTATTTGAAAACGTCTGGTAGGAAAGACGAATTAATACATAGAATCACGCAATATTATAGACGCCGTCCTCTGTATTATTAA